The following are from one region of the Alicyclobacillus fastidiosus genome:
- a CDS encoding PIN/TRAM domain-containing protein translates to MLKKVVHLFFAVIGVVLGYTFGPDLFTRVFHLNHNLVFTHKWFGAAIGGALFILATISLVNYVSALLRWLEERLKSAPLADILGGTIGMVIGLVVAYLFSPEVRAIPVVGVPVQFFVSIFFAYLGLRIGFTKREDLLNLFAGKLSLKDRGEREKDKDKKSGLRPGEAKLLDTSVIIDGRIADLVETGFLDGVLIIASFVLEELQHIADSSDVLKRNRGRRGLDVLNRIQKELKAPVQIVEIDFDDIQEVDSKLVRLAKQMNGKVMTNDFNLNKVCELQGVPVLNINDLANALKPIVLPGEELHVQVIKDGKEYNQGVAYLDDGTMIVIEGGREYIGGMLSVLVTSVLQTSAGRMIFAKPKLLERAL, encoded by the coding sequence ATGTTGAAGAAAGTCGTTCATTTGTTTTTTGCGGTCATTGGGGTAGTCCTCGGTTATACGTTTGGCCCGGACTTATTCACTCGCGTCTTTCATCTAAATCATAATCTCGTTTTCACGCACAAGTGGTTTGGGGCCGCAATTGGCGGTGCGTTGTTCATCCTGGCAACCATCTCCCTCGTGAACTATGTCTCAGCACTTTTGCGTTGGTTGGAAGAGCGTTTGAAAAGTGCTCCACTCGCCGACATTCTCGGCGGAACTATCGGCATGGTCATCGGCTTGGTGGTGGCCTACCTCTTTTCACCTGAGGTTCGCGCTATCCCGGTCGTCGGTGTCCCAGTCCAATTTTTCGTCAGCATCTTTTTCGCGTATCTCGGTCTTCGAATTGGCTTTACGAAGCGGGAGGATTTGTTGAACCTGTTTGCTGGGAAGCTGTCTTTGAAGGATCGCGGAGAGCGCGAAAAAGATAAGGACAAGAAGTCCGGCTTGCGGCCCGGAGAGGCTAAACTCCTCGACACGTCCGTGATTATCGATGGGCGTATTGCCGATTTGGTCGAGACTGGGTTTCTCGATGGCGTATTGATCATCGCGTCGTTCGTGTTGGAGGAGTTGCAGCACATCGCCGACTCGTCTGATGTCTTGAAGCGAAATCGCGGTCGTCGCGGCCTGGATGTGTTAAATCGAATTCAAAAGGAATTAAAGGCGCCAGTTCAAATCGTGGAAATCGACTTTGACGACATTCAGGAAGTCGACTCGAAGTTGGTTCGCCTCGCGAAGCAGATGAATGGGAAAGTCATGACGAACGACTTTAACCTGAATAAGGTCTGTGAGTTGCAAGGGGTCCCTGTCCTCAATATCAACGACTTGGCGAACGCCTTGAAACCCATTGTGCTTCCTGGTGAGGAATTGCACGTGCAAGTCATCAAGGACGGGAAAGAGTATAATCAGGGCGTTGCTTACCTCGATGATGGTACAATGATTGTCATTGAGGGGGGCCGTGAGTACATCGGCGGCATGTTGTCGGTGTTGGTCACGAGCGTGCTTCAAACGTCCGCTGGCAGAATGATATTTGCAAAGCCGAAGCTCTTGGAGAGAGCGCTGTAG
- a CDS encoding IspD/TarI family cytidylyltransferase: MLFAIVVAAGRGLRMGFKKQFFSLAGQPMWTRSVQAMLAGGAEQVVVVASAEDVDAMSESMANCQWADRCVVAVGGDTRHQSVVAGMRHIYEQVTSLEVDLRDVLVGVHDAARPFVCAEDVSNTYACARAEGVAILGTGCKDTVKWYDGAYVDHTVPREQLFLAQTPQVIRGDIVYRAYLTDSSPQSPTDDSALMESLGYRVACVESTHYNGKVTTPADLDYARWLASKLWGEEKL, from the coding sequence ATGTTGTTTGCCATCGTCGTGGCGGCAGGTCGGGGACTGCGGATGGGTTTTAAAAAGCAATTTTTCAGCCTCGCTGGCCAACCGATGTGGACACGGTCTGTACAAGCAATGCTCGCAGGCGGCGCAGAGCAGGTCGTCGTCGTCGCCAGCGCGGAGGACGTCGATGCCATGAGCGAGAGTATGGCGAACTGCCAGTGGGCTGACCGCTGCGTTGTGGCCGTCGGTGGCGACACTCGTCACCAGTCAGTGGTCGCTGGCATGCGTCACATCTATGAACAGGTCACCTCCCTGGAGGTCGACTTGCGAGACGTCCTCGTCGGCGTACACGACGCGGCTCGGCCGTTTGTCTGCGCCGAAGACGTCAGCAATACATATGCGTGTGCGAGGGCCGAAGGTGTTGCCATCCTCGGAACAGGTTGCAAAGACACGGTGAAATGGTACGACGGCGCGTACGTAGACCACACTGTACCGCGCGAGCAACTCTTCCTAGCACAAACACCTCAAGTGATACGAGGGGACATTGTCTATCGGGCATATCTTACAGATAGCTCGCCGCAGTCCCCGACGGATGACAGTGCCTTAATGGAGTCCCTTGGGTACCGCGTGGCGTGTGTTGAGTCCACTCATTACAACGGAAAGGTGACCACGCCGGCCGATTTGGATTACGCACGCTGGCTCGCGAGCAAACTGTGGGGGGAAGAAAAATTGTGA